The proteins below are encoded in one region of Pseudoalteromonas ulvae UL12:
- a CDS encoding chemotaxis protein CheA, giving the protein MSFEVDEDILQDFLVEAGEILELLSEQLVELENNPEDADLLNAIFRGFHTVKGGAGFLAMTELVDACHGAENIFDVLRQGKRRVTAELMDVILQALDTINEMFAKIQNREQPEAASPELLDILHKLSKPESEDEVVEVEAATEEHEPVNDSEPAQDEFDDIFFGEDPVASVESSPSSESIDDITEDEFESLLDELHGSGQGPAVKQATESGSSDNDDITDDEFENLLDELHGSGSFGSVSTSSAPPKPASNVDVSASGSDEEITEDEFESLLDELHGSGAPKAVSKPAAVTPPKVEKPAEPKVAAAKPTPVAKPAPVAKAAEKPAVAPAKAPAQKPAAPQAETTVRVDTKRLDQIMNMVGELVLVRNRLVSLGTTVSSESMSKAISNLDVVTADLQGAVMKTRMQPIKKVFGRFPRVVRDLARSLKKEINLLLVGEETDLDKNLVEALADPLVHLVRNSVDHGIEMPDDREASGKVRTGTVTLSASQEGDHILLKIEDDGAGMDPEKLKSIAIGKGVIDADVAARLSDTEAYNLIFAPGFSTKEEISDISGRGVGMDVVKTKITQLNGSINIESQKGVGTTLEIKVPLTLAILPTLMVMVGKQTFALPLAGVSEIFHLDLTRTNLVDGQLTIIVREKAIPLFYLEKWLIRNYQSNDQKRSQGHVVIVQLGTQQVGFVVDSLIGQEEVVIKPLDALLQGTPGMAGATITSDGGIALILDVPSMLKYYAGKTK; this is encoded by the coding sequence ATGAGCTTTGAAGTTGATGAAGATATATTGCAGGATTTTTTGGTCGAGGCAGGTGAAATTCTCGAATTATTGTCCGAGCAATTAGTTGAATTAGAAAATAATCCAGAAGATGCAGATTTATTAAATGCTATTTTTAGAGGATTCCATACTGTTAAAGGTGGGGCCGGTTTTCTAGCAATGACGGAATTGGTAGATGCGTGTCATGGGGCTGAAAATATTTTCGATGTTCTCCGTCAAGGTAAGCGCAGAGTTACTGCAGAGTTAATGGATGTAATACTGCAAGCTCTTGATACCATTAATGAAATGTTTGCAAAGATTCAAAACAGAGAGCAACCTGAAGCCGCTTCACCTGAGTTACTCGATATACTACATAAGTTAAGTAAGCCTGAATCTGAAGATGAAGTGGTTGAAGTTGAGGCTGCTACTGAAGAGCATGAGCCTGTTAATGATTCTGAACCAGCTCAAGATGAATTTGATGACATTTTTTTTGGCGAAGATCCTGTCGCCTCCGTCGAGAGCTCCCCAAGTTCGGAATCTATCGATGATATTACAGAAGATGAATTTGAAAGTTTACTTGATGAGCTACATGGCTCGGGACAAGGGCCTGCTGTTAAGCAAGCCACAGAATCAGGAAGCTCAGATAATGATGATATCACTGATGATGAGTTTGAAAACTTACTTGATGAATTACATGGATCGGGGTCTTTTGGATCTGTAAGTACCTCAAGTGCACCACCAAAACCAGCATCAAATGTGGATGTGAGTGCTTCAGGCTCAGATGAAGAAATTACAGAAGATGAGTTTGAGTCGTTACTCGATGAGCTTCATGGTTCTGGTGCGCCAAAAGCTGTCTCAAAACCAGCAGCTGTAACGCCACCTAAAGTTGAAAAACCAGCTGAACCCAAAGTAGCGGCAGCCAAACCGACACCTGTCGCTAAGCCCGCACCTGTTGCAAAGGCTGCTGAAAAACCGGCAGTTGCTCCAGCTAAAGCACCGGCACAAAAGCCTGCAGCACCTCAAGCTGAAACCACTGTTCGTGTAGATACTAAGCGACTTGACCAAATAATGAATATGGTTGGCGAGCTAGTATTAGTGCGAAACCGCTTGGTCAGTTTAGGCACTACTGTCAGTAGTGAAAGTATGAGTAAGGCTATTTCGAATTTAGATGTGGTTACTGCTGACTTGCAAGGTGCAGTGATGAAAACACGTATGCAACCAATTAAGAAAGTGTTTGGTCGCTTTCCTCGTGTTGTACGTGATTTAGCTCGAAGTTTGAAAAAAGAAATTAACTTACTACTCGTTGGTGAAGAAACGGATTTAGATAAGAATTTAGTAGAAGCGTTAGCTGATCCATTGGTTCACTTAGTTAGGAATTCAGTTGATCATGGTATTGAAATGCCTGATGACCGTGAGGCTTCAGGTAAAGTAAGAACAGGAACTGTAACACTTTCAGCTTCGCAAGAAGGTGACCACATCTTGCTCAAAATAGAAGATGATGGCGCAGGTATGGATCCTGAAAAGCTTAAAAGTATAGCTATCGGTAAAGGTGTTATTGATGCTGATGTTGCCGCTCGCTTATCAGATACAGAGGCTTACAACTTAATCTTTGCACCTGGTTTTTCTACAAAAGAAGAAATATCTGACATCTCAGGACGAGGTGTGGGTATGGATGTTGTAAAAACTAAAATTACCCAATTAAATGGTTCAATAAATATTGAATCACAAAAAGGTGTAGGGACAACTTTAGAAATTAAAGTTCCACTAACTTTGGCAATTTTACCGACCTTGATGGTAATGGTTGGGAAACAGACGTTTGCTTTGCCTCTTGCTGGCGTCAGTGAAATATTCCATTTAGATTTGACTAGAACTAACTTAGTTGATGGTCAATTAACCATCATTGTTCGTGAAAAAGCAATACCACTGTTTTACTTAGAAAAATGGTTAATCAGAAACTATCAGTCAAATGACCAAAAACGCTCTCAAGGGCATGTAGTTATTGTTCAATTAGGCACTCAGCAAGTAGGTTTTGTTGTCGACTCCTTAATTGGTCAAGAAGAGGTTGTTATTAAACCTTTAGATGCTTTGTTGCAAGGTACTCCGGGCATGGCAGGGGCAACAATTACGTCTGATGGCGGGATTGCGCTTATTCTTGATGTACCGAGTATGCTTAAATACTATGCCGGTAAGACAAAATAA
- a CDS encoding protein phosphatase CheZ, translating into MSASALPQITLDQAKQLVELLENGEQEQANELLLQISSDEQSELFAEVGKLTRQLHDSLKNFELDDKLSALTQESLPDAKQRLNYVMEMTEQAANKTMDAIEASLPLADKLNDEINNLKPSWDRLMSRNLKLGEFKTLCRELDDFIQGTQKDTQQLHSLMTQVLMAQDYQDLTGQVIRRVIELVREVEDSLIYMLTVFGSPVEASKEVKEKNTIVAEVSSTELDQVAEGPIIDAAERDDVVSGQDEVDDLLSSLGF; encoded by the coding sequence ATGTCGGCCAGCGCACTACCACAAATAACACTTGATCAAGCTAAGCAGCTCGTTGAGCTTTTGGAAAATGGCGAACAAGAACAAGCAAATGAGTTGTTGTTACAAATTAGCTCAGATGAACAGTCTGAGTTATTTGCTGAAGTTGGTAAATTAACACGCCAGCTTCATGATTCACTTAAAAACTTTGAATTAGATGACAAGCTTTCTGCTTTAACTCAAGAGTCATTACCTGATGCAAAACAAAGGCTAAATTATGTCATGGAAATGACAGAGCAAGCCGCAAATAAAACAATGGATGCAATTGAAGCAAGCTTGCCTCTTGCCGATAAGTTAAATGACGAGATTAATAACTTAAAACCTTCATGGGATAGGTTAATGTCACGAAACTTAAAGTTAGGTGAGTTTAAAACCTTATGCCGTGAGCTTGATGATTTTATTCAAGGCACACAAAAAGATACACAACAGCTTCATAGCTTAATGACTCAAGTATTAATGGCTCAAGATTATCAAGATCTTACAGGGCAAGTAATTCGAAGAGTTATCGAATTAGTTAGAGAAGTAGAAGACAGCTTAATCTACATGTTAACTGTCTTTGGTTCTCCAGTTGAAGCGTCAAAAGAAGTAAAAGAAAAAAATACGATTGTAGCCGAAGTGAGTTCTACAGAACTTGATCAGGTTGCTGAAGGGCCGATTATTGATGCTGCTGAGCGCGATGATGTGGTTTCAGGTCAAGATGAAGTTGATGACTTATTATCGAGCTTAGGCTTCTAA
- the cheY gene encoding chemotaxis response regulator CheY, producing MDKNMKILVVDDFSTMRRIIKNLLRDLGFTNVQEADDGSTALPMLQNQEFDFVVTDWNMPGMQGIDLLRAIRADDNLKHLPVLMVTAEAKKEQIIAAAQAGVNGYIVKPFTAATLKTKLDKVFERLG from the coding sequence TTGGATAAAAACATGAAAATTCTTGTGGTAGATGACTTTTCAACTATGAGAAGAATCATTAAAAATCTGCTTAGGGACTTAGGTTTTACTAATGTTCAAGAAGCAGATGATGGTAGCACCGCACTACCGATGTTACAAAATCAAGAATTTGATTTTGTCGTGACTGACTGGAACATGCCAGGTATGCAAGGTATTGATTTGCTCAGAGCTATTCGAGCGGATGACAACCTTAAGCATTTACCTGTGTTAATGGTGACGGCCGAGGCGAAAAAAGAACAAATCATTGCTGCAGCTCAGGCGGGTGTTAACGGCTACATAGTTAAACCGTTTACTGCCGCAACGCTGAAGACTAAATTGGATAAAGTGTTTGAGCGTCTAGGTTAA
- a CDS encoding RNA polymerase sigma factor FliA, with product MANMIERHVTLVKRIAYHLLARLPANVQLDDLVQSGMIGLIEAAKNFDGSKGASFETYAGIRIRGAMLDEIRKGDWVPRSVHKNARMVAQATAELESLLGREVKDIEVAEKLDITLNEYHDILNDVNSGRILGIEDLGVDEDVLHNEEHLNSSDTPYVHTQTERFNASLLQAIKTLPERDALVLSLYYNDEMNLKEIGAILDVSESRVSQIHGQAMIKLKAKVSDWI from the coding sequence ATGGCGAACATGATCGAACGACATGTCACGCTAGTTAAACGCATAGCTTACCATTTACTGGCACGTTTGCCTGCAAACGTTCAACTGGATGATTTAGTGCAATCAGGAATGATTGGTCTTATTGAAGCTGCAAAAAACTTTGATGGCTCAAAAGGCGCGAGTTTTGAAACGTATGCGGGTATCCGTATTCGTGGTGCCATGTTGGATGAAATTAGAAAGGGCGACTGGGTTCCTCGATCAGTCCATAAAAATGCCAGAATGGTTGCTCAAGCAACCGCAGAATTAGAATCTTTATTAGGGCGAGAAGTAAAAGATATAGAAGTTGCTGAAAAACTTGATATTACGCTCAATGAATACCATGATATTCTTAACGATGTAAATAGCGGTAGGATTTTAGGGATTGAAGATCTAGGGGTTGATGAAGATGTGCTCCATAACGAAGAACATTTAAACTCTAGTGACACACCCTATGTTCATACACAGACAGAGCGGTTTAATGCTTCTTTATTACAAGCAATTAAAACTTTACCTGAACGTGATGCACTGGTTTTATCTCTTTACTACAATGATGAAATGAATTTAAAAGAAATAGGTGCAATTCTTGATGTAAGTGAATCAAGAGTTAGCCAAATACATGGCCAGGCAATGATAAAGCTAAAAGCAAAAGTCAGTGACTGGATTTGA
- a CDS encoding MinD/ParA family ATP-binding protein, with translation MINTVLDQASGLRRMNQNNQAVKVIAVTGGKGGVGKTNVSLNMAIAMGQQGQRVLVLDADLGLANCDVMLGLRVERNLSHVLSGECELEDILVEGPHGIRIVPATSGSQNMVELSPAEHAGLIRAFGELNADYDVLIVDTAAGISDMVLSFSRAAQDVLVVVCDEPTSITDAYALIKILSREHGVYKFKIVANMVRSLREGQELFAKLSKVTDRFLDVSLELVSTVPFDENMRKSIRKQKTIVDLFPKSPAAIAFKTLATKAAKWPIPNQPSGHLEFFIEKLVNR, from the coding sequence ATGATTAATACAGTTTTAGATCAAGCAAGTGGCCTGCGAAGAATGAATCAAAATAATCAAGCTGTAAAAGTAATTGCAGTAACAGGCGGCAAGGGAGGCGTTGGTAAAACCAATGTGTCTTTAAATATGGCAATTGCAATGGGACAACAAGGCCAAAGGGTATTGGTGTTGGATGCTGACTTAGGGTTGGCAAACTGTGATGTAATGCTAGGGCTTCGAGTTGAACGTAACTTATCGCACGTTTTATCGGGTGAATGTGAATTAGAAGATATTTTAGTTGAAGGCCCTCATGGGATCCGTATTGTCCCAGCAACTTCGGGTTCTCAGAACATGGTTGAACTTTCTCCTGCTGAACATGCGGGTCTTATCCGTGCTTTTGGTGAACTGAATGCAGACTATGATGTATTAATTGTTGATACCGCAGCAGGTATTTCTGATATGGTTTTAAGCTTTTCACGAGCTGCGCAAGATGTACTTGTGGTTGTGTGTGATGAGCCGACTTCAATTACAGATGCTTATGCCTTGATAAAAATTCTTAGCAGAGAGCATGGGGTCTACAAATTCAAAATAGTTGCTAATATGGTCCGTAGTCTACGTGAAGGCCAAGAGCTATTTGCCAAACTATCTAAAGTGACTGATCGTTTTTTAGATGTTTCTCTTGAGCTTGTTTCTACAGTTCCATTTGATGAAAATATGCGTAAATCAATCCGTAAACAAAAAACGATAGTTGATCTCTTTCCAAAGTCACCAGCTGCGATAGCATTTAAAACACTTGCGACTAAAGCAGCAAAATGGCCCATTCCAAATCAACCTTCAGGGCATTTGGAGTTCTTCATAGAAAAGCTTGTCAATCGCTAA
- the flhF gene encoding flagellar biosynthesis protein FlhF: MKIKRFFAKDMRTALNEVKEELGVDAVIMSNKKMANGVEIVAAVDHERAPVKRAPAQVRAPISERMSDYGVKNEQVVRPQAISRAPEPEAKIADSLEALLNRQATKPQTNNFSSMLEEQQKPKAEHWYKGPEDDFSQPERDTKQTVAKPAANLSKSDDEIKAMKDEMLAIRQLLEHQVSGLMSQDLARRDPTKAYMVDRLKGMGIGDELADQMACFIPDDVSEKKAWQALLEMVQSQLYTSNNEILRNGGVFALVGPTGVGKTTTVAKLAALGAQKFGADKIALITTDTYRIGAYEQLATYGRIIGCPVKQVKDANELAEMLYHLRNKRLVLIDTAGMSQRDLRLTEQLNTLMKNARVDIRSYLVLSATAQLEVLQETVKHFKKVHLSGCIFTKLDECLSLGEIISIAIQNRLPIGYLTNGQRVPEDIRVANAEKLVKKAEQLYAKRANAQFKRHPTLESHAVGMYD; the protein is encoded by the coding sequence ATGAAGATTAAACGTTTTTTTGCTAAAGATATGCGTACTGCACTCAATGAAGTCAAAGAAGAGTTGGGTGTTGATGCAGTTATTATGTCGAATAAGAAAATGGCTAATGGTGTTGAGATTGTCGCGGCCGTTGATCATGAACGTGCCCCTGTAAAACGTGCACCTGCGCAAGTTCGAGCGCCGATCAGTGAAAGAATGTCTGATTACGGTGTTAAAAATGAGCAAGTTGTTAGACCACAAGCTATCAGTAGAGCGCCTGAGCCTGAAGCGAAAATAGCAGATAGTTTAGAGGCTCTGTTGAATCGTCAAGCAACAAAACCGCAAACAAATAACTTTTCAAGCATGTTGGAAGAACAGCAAAAGCCTAAGGCAGAACATTGGTATAAAGGCCCTGAAGATGATTTCTCACAGCCAGAAAGAGATACAAAACAAACTGTAGCTAAGCCAGCTGCGAACCTTTCTAAAAGTGATGATGAAATCAAGGCAATGAAAGATGAAATGCTTGCCATTCGCCAATTACTCGAACATCAAGTATCAGGTTTGATGTCACAAGATTTAGCAAGACGGGATCCTACGAAAGCTTATATGGTCGATCGGCTTAAAGGGATGGGGATTGGTGATGAGCTCGCCGATCAAATGGCTTGCTTTATCCCTGACGATGTCTCAGAGAAAAAAGCCTGGCAGGCTCTGTTAGAAATGGTGCAAAGTCAGCTTTATACGTCTAATAATGAAATTTTACGCAATGGCGGGGTGTTTGCTTTGGTTGGCCCAACAGGTGTTGGCAAAACCACAACTGTTGCAAAATTGGCCGCATTAGGCGCACAAAAATTCGGTGCGGATAAAATAGCTTTAATTACAACAGATACTTATCGCATTGGAGCCTATGAACAACTGGCAACTTATGGCAGAATCATTGGCTGTCCAGTTAAACAAGTAAAAGATGCGAATGAATTAGCAGAAATGCTTTATCATTTACGAAATAAGAGACTAGTATTAATTGACACCGCTGGCATGAGTCAACGTGATTTACGCTTAACTGAACAGTTAAATACCTTGATGAAAAATGCTCGAGTCGATATACGTAGTTACTTAGTATTGAGTGCGACAGCACAGCTTGAAGTATTACAAGAGACGGTTAAGCACTTCAAAAAGGTCCACTTAAGTGGTTGTATATTCACAAAACTTGATGAATGCTTAAGTTTAGGTGAGATTATTAGTATTGCGATTCAAAATCGTTTGCCAATAGGGTATCTTACTAATGGTCAGCGTGTGCCAGAGGATATTAGAGTGGCTAATGCAGAAAAATTAGTCAAAAAGGCTGAGCAGTTGTACGCAAAACGTGCAAACGCGCAATTTAAAAGACATCCAACCTTGGAGTCTCATGCAGTAGGGATGTATGATTAA
- the flhA gene encoding flagellar biosynthesis protein FlhA yields the protein MNLQAVLTQINKDKMEYLKGVGTPILVLAALAMVVLPMPPMLLDALFSFNIALALVVLLVTVYTMKPLDFGAFPAILLIATILRLALNVASTRVVLLEGHNGGDAAGQVIEAFGSVVMGGNYVVGFVVFLILIIINFVVITKGAGRISEVTARFTLDAMPGKQMAIDADLNAGFITAEQARERRNEVTREADFYGSMDGASKFVKGDAIAGIVILVINITGGLFIGMIQHDLPFSLAMEVYTLLTIGDGLVAQIPSLLLSIGTAIIVTRQNESQNMGDQVKKQLGNEKPLFITSGILIVMGLVPGMPHFAFLSLGALIGYGAFYTQQKAIKEQEAIEKGELQPSASGATPAPSQEQKELSWDDVSQVDVIGLEVGYRLIPLVDQAQGGELLSRIKGVRKKLSQELGFLVPPVHIRDNLELDPNAYRITLMGVAVGEGELKHGNELAINPGQVFGPIDGTPTKDPAFGLEAVWIGPNKKDEAQSLGYTVVDAATVVATHISQLLHNNASLLLGHEEVQNLLDMLTKSHPRLVEGLVPDTLHLTTIVKVLQNLLNEGVPIRDMRSIVQTLVEYGPRSQDPDVLTAAVRISLRRLIVQDIVGATPEIPVITLAPELEQMLHQSLQNAGDEGAGIEPGLAERLQNSLSEAHQTQEMSGEPSILLTSGMLRTVLSRFVKHTLPGLRVMSYQEVPDEKQIKIVSSVGQQ from the coding sequence ATGAATCTTCAGGCTGTATTAACACAAATCAATAAAGATAAAATGGAGTATCTAAAAGGGGTTGGGACGCCTATTTTAGTACTCGCGGCTTTGGCAATGGTGGTATTGCCTATGCCTCCTATGCTACTCGATGCGTTATTTTCTTTTAATATAGCTTTGGCACTTGTTGTTTTACTTGTCACTGTTTACACCATGAAACCTCTCGATTTTGGTGCATTTCCTGCGATCTTATTAATCGCTACGATTCTGCGTTTAGCCCTGAATGTAGCCAGTACGCGTGTTGTTTTACTTGAAGGACACAACGGCGGTGATGCTGCAGGTCAAGTGATTGAAGCATTTGGTTCTGTGGTGATGGGTGGCAACTATGTTGTTGGTTTTGTAGTGTTTCTCATTTTGATCATTATCAATTTTGTCGTAATTACAAAAGGTGCAGGGCGAATTTCCGAAGTAACCGCTCGATTTACTCTTGATGCGATGCCAGGTAAGCAAATGGCGATAGATGCTGATTTAAATGCCGGTTTTATTACGGCAGAGCAAGCACGAGAGCGTCGAAATGAAGTCACGAGGGAAGCTGATTTTTATGGTTCGATGGATGGTGCGAGTAAATTTGTAAAAGGTGATGCTATTGCGGGGATTGTCATTCTCGTAATCAATATTACGGGTGGGTTATTTATTGGCATGATCCAGCACGATTTACCCTTTAGTCTTGCGATGGAAGTCTATACGCTGTTAACCATCGGTGACGGTCTGGTTGCTCAAATTCCTTCTTTACTCTTATCTATTGGCACCGCAATTATTGTGACTCGTCAAAATGAATCACAAAATATGGGTGATCAAGTTAAGAAACAGCTTGGTAATGAAAAGCCGCTATTTATCACCTCAGGTATTTTAATTGTCATGGGTTTAGTGCCCGGCATGCCGCATTTTGCATTTTTATCATTAGGTGCATTAATTGGTTACGGTGCATTTTATACTCAACAAAAGGCGATTAAAGAACAAGAAGCTATTGAAAAAGGCGAGCTACAGCCAAGTGCGAGTGGGGCGACTCCTGCTCCTTCGCAAGAGCAAAAAGAGCTTAGCTGGGATGATGTATCACAAGTTGATGTCATAGGTTTAGAAGTGGGTTACCGTTTAATCCCATTGGTTGATCAGGCGCAAGGAGGGGAGTTACTGAGCAGAATTAAAGGGGTGCGTAAAAAGCTTTCTCAAGAGCTCGGATTTTTAGTCCCTCCAGTGCATATTCGTGACAACTTAGAATTAGATCCTAATGCGTATCGTATTACGCTTATGGGGGTTGCTGTCGGGGAAGGTGAATTAAAGCACGGTAATGAGCTTGCTATTAACCCTGGGCAAGTATTTGGTCCAATCGATGGTACGCCCACAAAAGATCCTGCGTTCGGGCTTGAGGCTGTTTGGATTGGCCCTAACAAAAAAGACGAAGCCCAATCACTTGGCTACACAGTTGTTGATGCAGCTACGGTCGTGGCTACGCATATCAGTCAATTACTTCACAACAATGCTTCATTATTGCTTGGTCATGAGGAAGTTCAGAATTTACTCGATATGTTGACTAAGAGTCATCCACGTTTAGTGGAAGGATTAGTGCCAGATACTTTACATCTGACAACTATCGTAAAAGTATTGCAAAACCTGCTTAATGAAGGGGTTCCAATTCGCGATATGCGCTCCATTGTTCAAACTTTAGTTGAGTATGGCCCTCGTAGCCAAGATCCTGATGTATTAACGGCTGCAGTACGTATCTCACTACGCCGTTTGATTGTTCAAGATATCGTTGGGGCGACGCCTGAAATCCCTGTCATAACATTGGCGCCTGAGTTGGAACAGATGTTGCATCAGTCACTTCAAAATGCAGGTGACGAAGGAGCTGGCATTGAACCTGGACTTGCTGAGAGATTACAAAATTCACTCAGTGAAGCACATCAAACCCAGGAAATGTCAGGAGAACCTTCCATATTGTTGACATCAGGAATGCTGAGAACGGTTTTATCGCGATTTGTTAAACATACATTACCAGGTTTAAGGGTGATGTCTTATCAAGAAGTACCGGATGAAAAGCAAATAAAGATTGTCAGCTCTGTAGGTCAGCAATAG
- the flhB gene encoding flagellar biosynthesis protein FlhB produces the protein MAEGSDQEKTEEPTDKKLSDARKKGQIARSKETGTAVVLIMSAVSLLIYGPTIGAGLHRVMARLLNLNRNEAFDTTKMFAVWGDIGKELWFGMTMFVLVILVAAFIGNTFLGGFNFSWSAAAPKANKLSPYQGFKRMFGPQAVIELVKGLLKFLLVAFTAVLLIKMYFYEILHLSLETMPGNIEHSLKILGWMFLALSCTLVVVALVDAPFQKWNHNKQLKMTLQEVKDEYKNSEGDPQIKARIRRTQREMSQRRMMQDVPDADVIVTNPTHYSVALKYDTEKAGAPIVLAKGIDEIALQIRKIGKAHDVPVLESPMLARSLFHTTEVGQQIPDQLFIAVAQILAYVYQLKQFNNGRGKRPSKPSTKLPIPDELKY, from the coding sequence ATGGCTGAAGGCTCAGATCAAGAAAAAACCGAAGAACCCACGGATAAAAAGCTCAGTGATGCCCGAAAAAAAGGCCAGATAGCTCGTTCTAAAGAAACAGGCACCGCGGTGGTTTTAATAATGTCTGCAGTGTCGTTGCTTATTTATGGGCCGACGATCGGAGCTGGCTTGCATCGTGTGATGGCCAGGTTGCTCAACTTAAATCGTAACGAAGCGTTTGATACCACTAAGATGTTTGCCGTTTGGGGAGATATTGGTAAAGAGCTTTGGTTTGGAATGACCATGTTTGTTTTGGTGATTTTAGTCGCTGCATTTATTGGTAATACCTTCTTGGGTGGATTTAATTTTAGTTGGTCAGCCGCGGCTCCAAAAGCAAATAAACTATCACCTTATCAAGGTTTTAAGAGAATGTTTGGCCCGCAAGCTGTGATTGAGCTTGTTAAAGGGTTGCTCAAGTTTTTATTAGTCGCATTTACTGCTGTGTTATTAATAAAAATGTATTTTTATGAAATCTTACACCTGAGTTTAGAAACCATGCCCGGGAATATTGAGCATTCATTAAAAATCCTCGGGTGGATGTTTTTAGCGTTATCTTGCACGTTAGTAGTTGTTGCTTTAGTGGATGCGCCCTTTCAAAAATGGAATCACAATAAACAGCTCAAAATGACTCTGCAAGAAGTTAAAGACGAATATAAAAATTCGGAAGGTGATCCGCAAATAAAAGCTCGTATTAGGCGTACTCAACGAGAAATGTCGCAACGACGCATGATGCAAGATGTGCCGGATGCCGATGTGATTGTCACCAACCCGACTCACTACTCAGTCGCACTCAAGTACGACACAGAAAAAGCAGGGGCTCCGATTGTGTTGGCTAAAGGCATCGATGAAATCGCATTACAGATCCGAAAAATAGGAAAAGCACATGATGTGCCGGTTCTTGAGTCCCCAATGTTGGCCCGCTCTTTGTTTCACACTACAGAGGTCGGACAGCAAATCCCAGATCAGTTATTTATCGCAGTCGCGCAAATTTTAGCTTATGTGTATCAGCTGAAACAATTCAATAATGGCCGCGGAAAACGCCCAAGTAAGCCATCAACAAAACTGCCAATTCCTGATGAATTAAAGTATTAA
- the fliR gene encoding flagellar biosynthetic protein FliR: MEFPLSIIMQWLADFLLPLARISAMLMVMAGIGVRTVPTRIKTGLAVVITFIAVPMLPPVSFTNLFSFEMVLVVLQQILIGVAMGFASVLMLNTFVLAGQILAMQTGLGFASIIDPTNGQNVPAVGQFYLILASLLFWVYDGHLIMIQMLIHSFTALPIDGTWWDPENFREVALWGGWLFATALVLSLAPLTAMLITSISFGVMTRAAPQLNIFSIGFPFTLMMGLVIIWATMGNFVVQFEFQWQRMLELMCKVSGCGP; encoded by the coding sequence ATGGAGTTTCCGCTTTCTATCATTATGCAGTGGTTAGCGGATTTCTTATTGCCATTGGCAAGGATTTCAGCAATGTTGATGGTGATGGCAGGGATTGGTGTTAGAACAGTCCCGACACGGATCAAGACAGGCTTAGCTGTAGTGATTACCTTTATTGCAGTCCCTATGTTACCACCAGTCTCATTTACAAATTTATTCTCGTTTGAAATGGTGTTAGTCGTGTTGCAACAGATTTTAATTGGTGTAGCAATGGGATTTGCATCGGTACTAATGCTCAATACTTTTGTACTTGCGGGACAAATATTAGCGATGCAAACTGGCTTAGGTTTTGCTTCGATTATAGATCCAACAAATGGGCAAAATGTGCCAGCAGTGGGTCAATTTTATTTAATTTTAGCGTCTTTGTTGTTCTGGGTATATGACGGTCATTTAATCATGATCCAAATGTTAATACACAGTTTCACCGCGCTACCGATAGATGGCACCTGGTGGGATCCTGAAAACTTTCGTGAAGTTGCCTTATGGGGCGGGTGGTTATTTGCGACTGCGTTAGTACTTTCTTTAGCACCTTTAACCGCGATGTTGATTACTAGTATTTCATTTGGTGTGATGACCCGAGCGGCACCTCAGTTAAATATCTTCTCTATTGGTTTCCCTTTTACGCTGATGATGGGGCTTGTTATTATTTGGGCGACGATGGGGAATTTTGTTGTCCAGTTTGAATTCCAGTGGCAACGTATGCTTGAATTAATGTGTAAAGTGTCGGGCTGTGGCCCTTAA
- the fliQ gene encoding flagellar biosynthesis protein FliQ, producing the protein MEPEVFVGVLSNALFLVIKIVAAIIIPSLIVGLIVSIFQAATSINEQTLSFLPRLIVTLLALIIGGHWLTQELMDFFTGLILQIPEVVG; encoded by the coding sequence GTGGAACCTGAAGTCTTTGTTGGAGTCTTAAGTAATGCTTTGTTTTTGGTCATTAAAATTGTGGCTGCAATCATTATACCGAGTTTGATCGTAGGCTTAATTGTATCAATATTTCAAGCTGCAACTTCAATTAATGAGCAAACATTAAGTTTCTTACCTCGCCTCATCGTAACTCTACTCGCTTTGATTATTGGTGGTCACTGGTTAACGCAAGAATTAATGGATTTTTTCACTGGTTTAATTTTACAAATACCTGAAGTGGTCGGTTAA